In the genome of Carassius carassius chromosome 47, fCarCar2.1, whole genome shotgun sequence, one region contains:
- the LOC132130857 gene encoding vitronectin-like produces MHTASPKNSEDSRQIARGDMFDVCEEDLTTSMSEESNVTAISAMPLTTTSSPPTSPTAPPDPDAVTCSGRIFDAFMQLKNSSIYAFRGDYFFELDDRSLMPGYPKLIKDVWGISGPIDAAFTRINCQGKTYIFKGNKYWRFDGDVLDEDYPRDISVGFEKIPDNIDAAFAIPAPGHHGKEKVILFKGDQYYQYEFKLQPSHEECDRMTKSSPSVAFTRYTNMYCDLDNMFSLLFQGIQGHHKGPRYISKDWIGIKRPIDAAMVGRLYVSPGPSPSPATSLKRGRPGWRKKTRGQGDRVSHSLFWEDFVMDFEERYFGTEKHEKYYRVDLQTKRIDYVNPPYPRSIGKYWLGWKEKDMSEKR; encoded by the exons ATGCATACAGCCAGTCCGAAAAACAGTGAAGACAGCCGGCAGA TTGCCCGTGGTGACATGTTTGATGTGTGTGAGGAGGATCTGACCACTTCAATGTCAGAAGAATCAAATGTGACAGCCATTAGCGCTATGCCCCTTACCACCACAAGTTCCCCTCCTACATCTCCTACAGCTCCACCTGATCCAGACGCCGTCACCTGTAGCGGCCGCATATTTGACGCCTTCATGCAGCTGAAGAATAGTTCAATCTATGCGTTCAGAG gCGACTATTTCTTTGAGCTAGATGACAGATCTCTCATGCCTGGCTATCCCAAACTCATTAAGGATGTGTGGGGCATCTCCGGTCCCATTGATGCTGCTTTCACTCGCATCAACTGCCagggaaaaacatatatattcaAG GGTAACAAGTACTGGCGTTTTGATGGTGATGTCTTGGATGAAGATTATCCTAGAGACATATCGGTGGGCTTTGAGAAGATTCCAGATAATATTGACGCCGCATTTGCAATCCCGGCTCCAGGACATCATGggaaagaaaaagttattttgtttaaag GAGACCAGTACTACCAATATGAGTTCAAACTCCAGCCTTCCCATGAAGAATGTGACCGCATGACCAAATCCTCACCCTCTGTTGCCTTCACACGTTATACAAACATGTACTGTGACTTGGATAATATGTTTTCTTTGCTCTTTCAAGGCA TTCAGGGGCATCACAAAGGGCCACGATACATTTCCAAAGACTGGATTGGCATCAAACGTCCCATAGATGCAGCAATGGTTGGCCGACTGTATGTAAGCCCTGGTCCTTCACCATCTCCAGCCACCAGCCTGAAAAGAGGCCGACCCGGATGGAGAAAGAAGACCAGGGGTCAAGGAGACAGAGTGAGCCATTCACTGTTCTGGGAAGACTTTGTAATGGACTTTGAGGAAAG GTATTTTGGAACAGAGAAGCATg AAAAATACTACAGGGTGGACCTGCAGACCAAACGGATTGACTACGTAAATCCTCCTTACCCAAGATCCATTGGCAAATATTGGTTGGGATGGAAAGAAAAGGATATGTCAGAAAAGAGATAA